Proteins from a single region of Sphingomonas morindae:
- a CDS encoding Rieske (2Fe-2S) protein, which produces MSDTRLFETPPGVRLIDLAALPAGAARGFVLQMRAGRFHGFVVRTAQGVQGYVDRCPHAGLPLVRTLDAYLTPDGTLIQCAWHAALFRIEDGLCVGGPCTGQRLTPWPVRIAGDAVLTA; this is translated from the coding sequence ATGTCCGACACGCGCCTGTTCGAAACGCCGCCCGGCGTCCGCCTGATCGATCTCGCCGCGCTCCCGGCCGGCGCGGCGCGCGGCTTCGTGCTGCAGATGCGCGCGGGCCGCTTCCACGGCTTTGTCGTCCGCACCGCGCAGGGCGTGCAGGGCTATGTCGATCGCTGCCCCCATGCCGGGCTTCCGCTGGTGCGCACGCTGGATGCCTATCTCACCCCGGATGGCACGCTGATCCAATGCGCCTGGCACGCCGCGCTGTTCCGCATCGAGGACGGGCTGTGCGTCGGCGGGCCCTGCACGGGGCAGCGCCTCACCCCCTGGCCGGTGCGGATCGCGGGCGACGCGGTCCTTACCGCCTGA
- a CDS encoding PA0069 family radical SAM protein encodes MSAISGRGATVNQGSARFALPAREADGDWLDARDSLDGAAPPLRTSVTPERARTIISRNQSPDIGFDRSINPYRGCEHGCIYCFARPTHAFHDLSPGLDFETRLFAKPEAATLLRRELAAPGYVCKPIAFGTNTDPYQPIERDHRLTRACLELLAETGHPVTITTKSDRVLRDLDLLHAMARQELVSVCLSITSLDPRTARTLEPRAPHPARRLAAVRRLAEAGVPVQVSIAPIVPQITDHEIEALVAAAAAAGARGIGFIPVRLPHEVAPLFRAWLDAHYPDRAAKVMAVIQAMRGGRDNDPGFHSRMRGQGPWAALIAQRVTVAARRHGLGRERIMLRTDRFRPPLLPGTQMSLF; translated from the coding sequence ATGTCCGCGATTTCGGGCCGAGGGGCCACCGTCAACCAGGGCAGCGCCCGCTTCGCCCTCCCCGCGCGCGAGGCGGATGGCGATTGGCTGGACGCGCGCGACTCGCTGGACGGCGCGGCGCCGCCGCTGCGCACCAGCGTCACGCCGGAGCGGGCGCGCACCATCATCAGCCGCAACCAGTCGCCCGACATCGGCTTCGATCGCTCGATCAATCCCTATCGCGGCTGCGAGCATGGCTGCATCTATTGCTTCGCGCGCCCGACCCACGCCTTTCACGATCTCTCGCCCGGCCTCGATTTCGAGACGCGCCTCTTCGCCAAGCCCGAGGCCGCGACGCTGCTGCGGCGCGAGCTGGCGGCGCCCGGCTATGTCTGCAAGCCGATCGCCTTCGGGACCAACACCGATCCCTATCAGCCGATCGAGCGCGACCATCGGCTGACCCGCGCCTGTCTCGAACTGCTCGCCGAGACGGGGCATCCCGTCACCATCACCACCAAGTCCGATCGGGTGCTGCGCGATCTCGATCTGCTCCACGCCATGGCGCGGCAGGAGCTGGTGTCGGTCTGCCTGTCGATCACCTCGCTCGATCCCCGCACCGCGCGCACGCTCGAGCCGCGCGCGCCGCATCCGGCGCGGCGGCTCGCGGCGGTGCGGCGGCTGGCCGAGGCCGGCGTGCCGGTGCAGGTGTCGATCGCGCCGATCGTGCCCCAGATCACCGATCACGAGATCGAGGCGCTGGTCGCGGCGGCGGCGGCGGCGGGCGCGCGCGGCATCGGCTTCATCCCCGTCCGCCTGCCGCACGAGGTCGCGCCGCTGTTCCGCGCCTGGCTCGATGCGCATTATCCCGATCGCGCCGCCAAGGTGATGGCGGTGATCCAGGCGATGCGCGGCGGGCGCGACAATGATCCCGGCTTCCACAGCCGGATGCGCGGCCAGGGGCCGTGGGCGGCGCTGATCGCGCAGCGCGTGACGGTGGCGGCGCGGCGGCACGGCCTCGGCCGCGAGCGGATCATGCTCCGCACCGATCGCTTCCGGCCGCCGCTGCTGCCCGGCACGCAAATGTCGCTGTTCTGA
- a CDS encoding VOC family protein, which translates to MARINYVELGAGDVAAARAFYEAVFGWRMQAFGPDYAATVSGDVDLGLDGAGGAAPLPVIAVADLAAAEAAVVAAGGAIVRPAFSFPGGRRFHFRDPAGNVLAAWVEE; encoded by the coding sequence GTGGCGCGGATCAACTATGTCGAGCTGGGGGCGGGCGATGTCGCCGCCGCGCGGGCCTTTTACGAAGCCGTGTTTGGGTGGCGGATGCAGGCGTTCGGGCCGGACTATGCCGCCACCGTCAGCGGCGATGTCGATCTCGGGCTGGATGGCGCGGGCGGCGCGGCGCCGCTGCCGGTGATCGCGGTGGCCGATCTCGCCGCGGCCGAAGCGGCGGTGGTGGCGGCGGGCGGGGCGATCGTGCGCCCGGCCTTCTCCTTCCCCGGCGGCCGGCGCTTCCACTTCCGCGATCCCGCCGGCAACGTCCTGGCCGCCTGGGTGGAAGAATGA
- a CDS encoding DUF3224 domain-containing protein produces the protein MKAEGAAPARAEGAFDVQRTPLAEAVGGLERAAISKIYTGDLAGGSQGEMLSVIDAAAGSGGYVALERVTATLGGRRGGFVLQHSGTRSHGAQSLAVQVVPGSATGALAGLAGTMTIRLEAGVHRYRFDYGFEA, from the coding sequence ATGAAGGCCGAGGGCGCCGCCCCGGCGCGGGCGGAAGGCGCGTTCGACGTGCAGCGCACGCCGCTCGCCGAGGCCGTGGGCGGGCTGGAGCGGGCGGCGATCAGCAAGATCTACACGGGCGATCTGGCGGGCGGGAGCCAGGGCGAGATGCTGAGCGTGATCGACGCGGCGGCCGGCAGCGGCGGCTATGTCGCGCTCGAACGTGTCACCGCGACGCTGGGCGGGCGGCGCGGCGGCTTCGTGCTCCAGCACAGCGGCACGCGGTCGCACGGGGCGCAGAGCCTGGCCGTTCAGGTGGTGCCGGGTTCGGCGACGGGCGCGCTGGCGGGCCTTGCCGGCACGATGACCATCCGCCTCGAGGCGGGCGTGCATCGTTACCGGTTCGACTATGGGTTCGAGGCGTGA
- a CDS encoding GNAT family acetyltransferase produces the protein MTAPLPPIRPARPEDEAAIVALWQACGLTTAYNDPLRDLRFAMAGPASCVLVAADAAPIGTVMVGHDGHRGWLYYVATAPAWRRRGLGRALIAAGEAWLAAQGVPKVQLMIRPNNAAVAGFYAALGYEDTPRRIMARWLAPAGEPQGSDEAAPHASNP, from the coding sequence ATGACGGCGCCGCTCCCGCCGATCCGGCCCGCCCGTCCCGAGGACGAGGCCGCGATCGTGGCGCTGTGGCAGGCCTGCGGGCTCACCACCGCCTATAATGATCCGCTGCGCGACCTGCGCTTCGCCATGGCGGGGCCGGCCTCCTGCGTGCTGGTGGCGGCGGACGCGGCGCCGATCGGCACCGTGATGGTCGGCCATGACGGGCATCGCGGCTGGCTCTATTATGTCGCGACCGCGCCGGCCTGGCGCCGCCGGGGCCTGGGCCGCGCGCTCATCGCCGCGGGCGAGGCATGGCTGGCGGCCCAGGGCGTTCCCAAGGTGCAGCTGATGATCCGGCCAAACAATGCGGCGGTCGCCGGCTTCTACGCCGCGCTCGGCTATGAGGACACGCCGCGCCGGATCATGGCGCGCTGGCTCGCCCCGGCTGGCGAGCCCCAGGGCTCGGACGAGGCCGCCCCTCACGCCTCGAACCCATAG
- the pncB gene encoding nicotinate phosphoribosyltransferase, whose translation MAVTDIATRTYDHSWRLDPIVRSLLDTDFYKLLMLQMIRHQHPDLPVTFSLMNRSRAVRLADCIDEAELRAQLDHARSLRFTKKELIWLAGNSFYGQARMFAPDFLAWLAEFRLPDYDLRRVDGQYELHFHGPWTHSSMWEIPALSIINELRARAATRDRGRFALDVLYARAKAKLWEKVERLRQLPDLRLTDFGTRRRHGFLWQRWCVEACKEGLGERFIGTSNVLLAMDADLEAIGTNAHELPMVEAALAEDDAALAGAPYRVLRQWQAHYGGNLLIALPDAFGTTAFLEHAPDWVADWTGFRPDSLPPIAAGEQIIAWWQARGRDPRTKLLIFSDGMDVDSIEACYRHFAGRVRLSFGWGTNLTNDFRGCDPEGGHALDPISLVCKVTEVDGRPAVKLSDNPEKATGDPEAIARYLRVFGARGHQRAAVEV comes from the coding sequence ATGGCCGTGACCGATATCGCGACGCGCACCTACGATCATAGCTGGCGGCTGGACCCGATCGTCCGCAGCCTGCTCGATACCGATTTCTACAAGCTGCTGATGCTGCAGATGATCCGCCACCAGCATCCCGATCTGCCCGTCACCTTCTCGCTGATGAACCGCAGCCGCGCCGTGCGGCTGGCCGATTGCATCGACGAAGCCGAGCTTCGCGCCCAGCTCGATCACGCGCGCAGCCTGCGCTTCACCAAGAAGGAGTTGATCTGGCTGGCCGGCAACAGCTTCTATGGGCAGGCGCGGATGTTCGCGCCCGATTTCCTCGCCTGGCTCGCCGAATTCCGTCTGCCCGATTATGATCTGCGTCGCGTCGACGGCCAGTATGAGCTGCATTTCCACGGCCCCTGGACCCATAGCAGCATGTGGGAGATCCCGGCGCTCTCGATCATCAACGAGCTGCGCGCGCGCGCCGCGACGCGCGATCGCGGCCGCTTCGCGCTCGACGTGCTCTATGCCCGCGCCAAGGCCAAGCTGTGGGAGAAGGTGGAGCGGCTGCGCCAGCTGCCCGATCTCCGCCTCACCGATTTCGGCACGCGCAGGCGCCACGGCTTTCTCTGGCAGCGCTGGTGCGTGGAGGCGTGCAAGGAAGGGCTGGGCGAGCGCTTCATCGGCACCTCCAACGTGCTGCTCGCGATGGACGCGGATCTGGAGGCGATCGGCACCAATGCGCATGAGCTGCCGATGGTCGAGGCGGCGCTCGCCGAGGATGATGCCGCGCTGGCCGGGGCGCCCTATCGCGTCTTGCGCCAGTGGCAGGCCCATTATGGCGGCAATCTGCTGATCGCGCTGCCCGATGCCTTCGGCACCACCGCCTTTCTGGAGCATGCGCCGGATTGGGTGGCCGATTGGACGGGGTTCCGCCCCGACAGCCTGCCGCCGATCGCGGCGGGCGAGCAGATCATCGCCTGGTGGCAGGCGCGGGGCCGCGATCCGCGCACCAAGCTGCTGATCTTCTCCGATGGCATGGACGTCGATTCGATCGAGGCCTGCTATCGCCACTTCGCCGGGCGGGTGCGGCTGAGCTTCGGCTGGGGCACCAACCTCACCAATGATTTCCGCGGCTGCGATCCCGAAGGCGGCCATGCGCTGGATCCGATCTCGCTGGTCTGCAAGGTCACCGAGGTGGACGGACGGCCGGCGGTGAAGCTCTCCGACAATCCGGAAAAGGCGACCGGCGATCCCGAGGCCATCGCCCGCTATTTGCGGGTGTTCGGCGCGCGCGGCCACCAGCGCGCCGCGGTGGAGGTCTGA
- a CDS encoding cysteine hydrolase family protein produces MRSFIVVVDTQRDFMAADGALAVPGAEALVAPMRDWLAARTPADTAGILFTFDTHDPEAYAASPEAAEFPPHCLKDTPGWANMLAVDGIDPAIPVWRLEKSVFAMWAEPLVRIEDARDAAAPAIEREAFFAALRAQGIDTVTVIGVAADYCVRWAIEGLIARGFRVVVPRALTRGIARPIEAVAATLGPAVALV; encoded by the coding sequence ATGCGGTCCTTTATCGTGGTCGTCGATACCCAGCGCGACTTCATGGCGGCCGATGGCGCGCTGGCCGTGCCGGGCGCGGAGGCGCTGGTGGCGCCGATGCGCGACTGGCTCGCCGCGCGCACGCCCGCCGATACCGCCGGCATCCTCTTCACCTTCGATACGCATGACCCAGAGGCCTATGCCGCCTCGCCCGAGGCCGCCGAATTCCCGCCGCATTGCCTGAAGGACACGCCGGGCTGGGCGAACATGCTGGCGGTGGACGGGATCGATCCCGCCATCCCCGTCTGGCGGCTGGAGAAGTCGGTGTTCGCGATGTGGGCCGAGCCCCTTGTGCGGATCGAGGATGCGCGCGATGCGGCGGCGCCTGCGATCGAACGCGAAGCCTTTTTCGCGGCGCTCCGCGCGCAGGGCATCGACACGGTGACGGTGATCGGCGTCGCCGCCGATTATTGCGTCCGCTGGGCGATTGAAGGGCTGATCGCGCGCGGCTTCCGTGTCGTGGTGCCGCGCGCGCTCACGCGCGGCATCGCGCGGCCGATCGAGGCGGTGGCGGCGACGCTGGGACCGGCGGTGGCGCTCGTCTGA
- the argC gene encoding N-acetyl-gamma-glutamyl-phosphate reductase → MVKVFVDGSVGTTGLEIVERLSGRPDITLHLLDEARRKDAAARADALAEADIAILCLPDEAAREAVALAETLPVRFIDASTAHRVDPDWTYGFPELAPGHAARIAGARRVSNPGCYPTGFLALVAPLVREGLLPAGAPLTVHATSGYSGGGKAMIAAFEEAGVADATDTAFHTYGLSLSHKHVPEMQRHAGLTLAPIFAPAVARTYRGMIVEVPLHLALCSADATPARIQAALEAAYAGSPVVEVARDQALDRAALRIEHVAGTDRLALFVFSNPAAGHVRLVAALDNLGKGAGGAAVQNLNLMAGLPETAGLRL, encoded by the coding sequence ATGGTGAAGGTCTTTGTCGACGGCAGCGTCGGCACCACCGGTCTCGAGATCGTCGAGCGCCTCTCCGGCCGCCCGGACATAACGCTGCACCTGCTCGACGAGGCGCGGCGCAAGGATGCCGCCGCGCGCGCCGATGCGCTGGCCGAAGCCGACATCGCCATTCTCTGCCTGCCCGACGAGGCGGCGCGCGAGGCGGTGGCGCTGGCCGAGACGCTGCCGGTGCGCTTCATCGACGCCTCCACCGCGCATCGCGTCGATCCGGACTGGACCTACGGCTTTCCGGAACTCGCGCCCGGCCATGCGGCGCGGATCGCGGGGGCGCGGCGCGTCTCCAATCCCGGCTGCTACCCCACCGGCTTCCTCGCGCTGGTCGCGCCGCTGGTACGCGAGGGGCTGCTGCCCGCCGGCGCGCCGCTCACCGTCCACGCCACCTCGGGCTATTCGGGCGGCGGCAAGGCGATGATCGCGGCCTTCGAGGAGGCCGGCGTCGCCGATGCGACCGATACCGCCTTCCACACCTACGGCCTGTCGCTCAGCCACAAGCATGTGCCCGAGATGCAGCGCCATGCCGGCCTCACGCTCGCGCCGATCTTCGCGCCGGCGGTGGCGCGCACCTATCGCGGCATGATCGTGGAGGTGCCGCTCCACCTCGCCTTGTGCAGCGCCGATGCCACGCCCGCGCGCATCCAGGCCGCGCTGGAGGCCGCCTATGCCGGCTCGCCGGTGGTGGAGGTGGCGCGCGATCAGGCGCTCGATCGCGCCGCGCTGCGGATCGAGCATGTCGCCGGCACCGATCGGCTGGCGCTGTTCGTCTTTTCCAATCCGGCGGCGGGCCATGTCCGGCTGGTCGCCGCGCTCGACAATCTCGGCAAGGGCGCCGGCGGGGCCGCCGTGCAGAATCTCAATCTCATGGCCGGCCTGCCCGAGACCGCCGGGCTGCGCCTCTGA
- a CDS encoding C40 family peptidase, producing MRRDVADVALADHVFAPHYALPLDHGCREPRVTMRAAPGSDAAAVSELLLGERFAVVDAGGDWMWGFSRHDHYVGYVPAAALGAVIEPTHRVTALAALLFAAADIKSPVRARLPIGAQLAGVEEGDFLRVDQGFVHRRHVAPIDRVETDPVAVALRLVGTPYRWGGRSGDGIDCSGLVQLAFAACGQAVPRDSDQQRAAIGRALEADEPAARGDLIFFPGHVGLMADPDHMVHANAHWMATLCEPLADICARLPAGASIIARRRPTW from the coding sequence GTGCGCCGCGATGTCGCGGATGTGGCGCTGGCCGATCATGTCTTTGCCCCCCATTATGCGCTGCCGCTCGACCATGGCTGCCGCGAGCCGCGCGTGACGATGCGCGCCGCGCCCGGCAGCGACGCCGCGGCGGTGTCCGAGCTTTTGCTGGGCGAGCGGTTCGCCGTGGTGGATGCGGGCGGCGATTGGATGTGGGGCTTCAGCCGCCACGATCATTATGTCGGCTATGTGCCGGCCGCCGCGCTCGGCGCGGTGATCGAGCCGACGCATCGCGTCACCGCGCTCGCCGCCTTGCTGTTCGCGGCGGCGGACATCAAGAGCCCGGTGCGCGCCCGCCTGCCGATCGGCGCCCAGCTCGCGGGGGTCGAGGAAGGCGATTTCCTCCGCGTCGATCAGGGCTTCGTCCACCGCCGCCATGTCGCGCCGATCGATCGGGTCGAGACCGATCCGGTCGCGGTGGCGCTGCGGCTGGTCGGCACGCCCTATCGCTGGGGCGGGCGCTCTGGCGACGGGATCGACTGTTCGGGCCTGGTCCAGCTCGCCTTCGCCGCCTGCGGCCAGGCGGTGCCGCGCGACAGCGATCAGCAGCGCGCCGCGATCGGCCGCGCGCTGGAGGCGGACGAGCCGGCGGCGCGGGGCGATCTGATCTTCTTCCCCGGCCATGTCGGCCTGATGGCGGACCCGGATCATATGGTCCACGCCAACGCCCATTGGATGGCGACGCTGTGCGAACCGCTCGCCGATATCTGCGCACGGCTCCCCGCCGGCGCGTCCATCATCGCCAGGAGACGCCCGACATGGTGA
- a CDS encoding MarR family transcriptional regulator: protein MEALVAYVRSGQPDLTNRQMALLLLVYRTDGPHTVRGLAGTLSVSKPVITRALNTLGRLGYLRRERDERDRRNIFVTRTNLGAEFLEGFRRCIAGKERRRPQLVRSEQA, encoded by the coding sequence ATGGAGGCGTTGGTCGCCTATGTCCGCTCCGGCCAGCCAGACCTTACCAATCGCCAGATGGCGCTGCTCCTGTTGGTGTATCGCACCGACGGACCGCATACCGTGCGCGGCCTCGCCGGCACGCTGAGCGTCTCGAAACCGGTTATCACGCGCGCCTTGAACACGCTCGGCCGTCTCGGCTATCTGCGCCGCGAACGCGACGAGCGTGACCGGCGCAACATCTTCGTGACGCGCACCAATTTGGGAGCGGAGTTCCTTGAAGGCTTCAGGCGGTGCATTGCCGGCAAGGAGAGGCGGCGCCCCCAGCTCGTCCGCTCGGAACAGGCCTGA
- a CDS encoding leucyl aminopeptidase family protein has translation MTDFSALLLPDRGQAAHVIQLVRAAQLEEWLGTQPERVRAATGAAGFKAKPGEFAILPGLKAEEWSAVLGVGEAPDPFDLAAAAARLPEGSYRLSEPLPAGAALGWLLAQHRFDRYRSEAEPAAPRALLTQDAAHIDEALALAGAVARVRDLVNMPANDLGPAELQAAVESVANACGASTRVTRGDALESDFPLIAAVGRAAGAARGPRLIELEWGDAAHPRVALIGKGVCFDSGGLDIKPASGMRLMKKDMGGAAHALALAELVMRTRLPVRLHLLIPAVENAIAGDAMRPGDIFRSRKGLSVEIANTDAEGRLILADALARAAEAAPALMLDFATLTGAARVALGPDLPALFANDDGLAEALLAAGTAAADPLWRLPLWPGYRDMLKSDVADLNNAPEGGFAGSITAALFLERFVPAGTPWAHLDTFAWMPTARPGRPKGGEALGLRAAWALLRARFAPAAAG, from the coding sequence ATGACCGATTTTTCCGCGCTCCTCCTGCCCGATCGCGGGCAGGCCGCCCATGTCATCCAACTCGTTCGCGCCGCCCAGCTGGAGGAATGGCTCGGCACCCAGCCCGAGCGCGTGCGCGCCGCCACCGGCGCCGCCGGCTTCAAGGCCAAGCCGGGCGAGTTCGCGATCCTGCCGGGGCTCAAGGCCGAGGAATGGTCCGCCGTGCTCGGCGTGGGCGAGGCGCCGGATCCCTTCGATCTCGCCGCCGCCGCCGCGCGGCTGCCGGAGGGCAGCTATCGCCTCTCCGAGCCGCTGCCGGCCGGCGCCGCGCTGGGCTGGCTGCTCGCCCAGCATCGCTTCGATCGCTATCGCAGCGAGGCCGAGCCCGCCGCCCCGCGCGCCCTGCTGACCCAGGACGCCGCCCATATCGACGAGGCGCTGGCGCTCGCCGGCGCGGTGGCGCGCGTCCGCGATCTCGTCAACATGCCGGCCAATGATCTCGGACCGGCCGAATTGCAGGCGGCGGTGGAAAGCGTCGCCAATGCCTGCGGCGCCAGCACCCGGGTGACGCGGGGCGACGCGCTGGAAAGCGACTTTCCCCTGATCGCGGCGGTGGGCCGCGCCGCCGGCGCCGCGCGCGGTCCGCGCCTGATCGAGCTGGAATGGGGCGATGCCGCGCACCCGCGCGTGGCGCTGATCGGCAAGGGCGTCTGCTTCGACAGCGGCGGGCTGGACATCAAGCCCGCCAGCGGCATGCGGCTGATGAAAAAGGATATGGGCGGCGCGGCCCATGCGCTCGCGCTGGCCGAGCTGGTGATGCGCACGCGCCTTCCGGTGCGGCTGCACCTGCTCATCCCGGCGGTGGAGAATGCGATCGCCGGCGATGCCATGCGGCCCGGCGACATTTTCCGCTCGCGCAAGGGCCTGTCGGTGGAGATCGCCAATACCGATGCCGAGGGCCGGCTGATCCTCGCCGATGCGCTGGCGCGCGCCGCCGAGGCCGCGCCCGCGCTGATGCTCGACTTCGCGACGCTGACCGGCGCCGCGCGCGTCGCGCTCGGCCCCGATCTGCCCGCGCTCTTCGCCAATGACGATGGCCTCGCCGAGGCGCTGCTCGCCGCCGGCACCGCGGCGGCCGATCCGCTCTGGCGGCTGCCGCTCTGGCCCGGCTATCGCGACATGCTCAAATCCGATGTCGCCGATCTGAACAACGCCCCCGAGGGCGGCTTCGCGGGCAGCATCACCGCCGCCTTGTTCCTCGAGCGCTTCGTGCCCGCCGGCACGCCCTGGGCGCATCTGGACACCTTCGCCTGGATGCCCACGGCGCGGCCGGGCCGGCCCAAGGGCGGCGAGGCGCTGGGGCTGCGCGCCGCCTGGGCGCTGCTGCGGGCGCGCTTCGCGCCGGCGGCGGCGGGTTGA